In Microcoleus sp. AS-A8, one DNA window encodes the following:
- the dnaJ gene encoding molecular chaperone DnaJ produces MPDYYDILGVSRDADKEELKRAYRRLARKYHPDVNKELGAEERFKEINRAYEVLSEPETRARYDRFGEAGVSGAGAGFGDIGDMGFADIFESFFSGFAGGMGQQATRRRSGPVRGEDLRLDLKLDFREAVFGGEKEIRIPHLETCNVCNSTGAKPGTRPRTCPTCSGTGQVRRATRTPFGSFTQVSVCPTCNGEGQVIEDKCESCGGAGRKQETKKLKITIPPGVDNGTRLRVSKEGDAGLRGGPPGDLYVYLFIEEDAEFHREGINILSDLKVSYLQAILGCRLEVTTVDGPVELTIPAGTQPNTVLTLENHGVPKLGNPVSRGDHLMTILIDIPTRITAEERELLEKLAKIKGDRTGKGGIEGFLGGLFRG; encoded by the coding sequence ATGCCTGACTACTATGACATTCTAGGTGTCTCTCGTGACGCCGACAAAGAGGAACTAAAACGTGCTTACCGCCGCCTTGCCCGGAAGTATCACCCGGATGTCAACAAGGAGCTAGGGGCTGAAGAGCGCTTTAAAGAGATTAATCGAGCTTACGAAGTTCTCTCAGAACCAGAAACTCGCGCCCGATATGACCGCTTCGGTGAAGCCGGTGTCAGCGGAGCCGGTGCGGGCTTCGGCGATATCGGTGATATGGGTTTTGCCGATATTTTTGAAAGCTTCTTCAGTGGCTTTGCAGGCGGCATGGGTCAGCAAGCGACTCGCCGACGCAGCGGTCCGGTTCGCGGTGAAGACTTGCGACTCGACTTGAAGCTGGACTTTCGGGAAGCTGTGTTTGGAGGTGAAAAGGAAATCCGGATTCCTCACCTAGAAACCTGTAACGTCTGTAATAGCACGGGGGCCAAACCAGGGACTCGACCCCGTACCTGCCCAACTTGCAGTGGTACAGGCCAAGTGCGTCGTGCGACACGGACCCCCTTTGGTAGTTTTACTCAGGTCTCCGTTTGTCCTACCTGTAATGGTGAAGGGCAGGTAATTGAGGACAAGTGTGAATCTTGCGGGGGTGCAGGTCGCAAGCAGGAAACCAAAAAGCTCAAAATCACGATTCCACCAGGCGTAGATAATGGCACAAGGCTGCGCGTTTCTAAAGAAGGAGACGCGGGATTGCGGGGTGGCCCTCCTGGAGATCTATACGTCTACTTATTTATTGAGGAAGACGCCGAGTTTCATCGGGAAGGGATTAATATCCTATCGGATCTCAAGGTCAGCTACTTACAAGCAATTTTAGGATGTCGATTGGAAGTCACGACAGTGGATGGGCCAGTGGAATTAACGATTCCGGCAGGAACACAGCCCAATACCGTGTTAACCCTGGAAAATCACGGTGTACCCAAATTGGGGAACCCAGTCAGCCGGGGCGATCACCTGATGACAATTTTGATTGACATTCCCACCCGGATTACGGCAGAGGAACGGGAACTGCTGGAGAAACTGGCAAAGATTAAGGGCGATCGC
- the grpE gene encoding nucleotide exchange factor GrpE, which produces MIDEENQPDSTSQPTDEAVDSQGVAAQPAARAEGGLVDLESPATVEEDTAESTAGSAKTDGEAQDTTQATADLPLAGGELEALLKLRQENDALKAQLEDLNQQSESFKTQSMRIAADFDNFRKRTTKEKEDLEQQIKRVTLSELLPVVDNFERARSQIKPQNDGEMGIHKSYQGVYKQLVDCLKRIGVSAMRPEGKEFDPNLHEAVMREATNEYPEGVVIEQLVRGYFLGERVLRHAMVKVASAPETPSEESDESQATSPE; this is translated from the coding sequence ATGATCGACGAAGAAAATCAGCCAGATAGTACTTCACAGCCGACGGATGAGGCTGTCGATAGCCAAGGCGTGGCCGCTCAACCAGCGGCCAGAGCGGAAGGCGGGTTGGTAGATTTAGAATCGCCAGCCACTGTTGAGGAAGACACCGCTGAGTCAACAGCAGGATCAGCTAAGACCGATGGAGAAGCCCAAGACACCACTCAAGCCACGGCGGATCTGCCGTTAGCCGGTGGAGAGTTAGAGGCTCTCTTAAAGTTGAGGCAGGAAAATGACGCCTTAAAAGCTCAATTAGAAGATCTCAATCAACAATCAGAGTCCTTCAAGACTCAATCCATGCGGATTGCGGCAGATTTCGATAACTTCCGCAAGCGCACAACGAAAGAGAAAGAGGATTTAGAACAACAGATCAAACGAGTTACGCTCAGTGAGTTATTACCCGTAGTGGATAACTTTGAGCGGGCGCGATCGCAAATTAAGCCCCAAAATGATGGGGAAATGGGCATCCACAAAAGCTACCAAGGAGTGTATAAGCAGCTAGTGGACTGCCTGAAACGTATTGGGGTGTCTGCCATGCGCCCAGAAGGGAAAGAGTTTGACCCAAATCTCCATGAAGCCGTGATGCGGGAGGCGACGAATGAATACCCAGAAGGTGTGGTCATCGAACAGCTAGTACGAGGATATTTCTTGGGTGAGCGTGTCCTGCGCCATGCGATGGTTAAAGTTGCTTCTGCGCCGGAAACTCCCAGTGAGGAATCGGATGAAAGTCAAGCTACTTCTCCTGAATGA
- the dnaK gene encoding molecular chaperone DnaK, producing MGKVIGIDLGTTNSCVAVLEGGQPIVISNTEGGRTTPSIVGFGKAGERLVGQLAKRQAVTNAENTIYSIKRFIGRRWDDTATERSRVPYNCVKGRDDTVDVQIRGRTYTPQEISAMILQKLKADAESFLGEPVEQAVITVPAYFTDAQRQATKDAGTIAGLEVLRIINEPTAASLAYGLDKQSVEQRILVFDLGGGTFDVSILQLGDGVFEVKATSGNNHLGGDDFDNVIVRWMIENFKGTEGIDLGTDKMALQRLREAAEKAKVELSNMLSTSINLPFITADETGPKHLEMELSRSKFEELASELITGTIEPVTQSLKDADLKPDDIDRILLVGGSTRIPAVQEAIKKFFGGRTPDKSVNPDEAVALGAAIQGGVLGGEVEDLLLLDVTPLSLGIETLGEVFTKIIDRNTTIPTSKSQVFSTATDGQTSVEIHVLQGERAMARDNKSLGKFLLTGIPPAPRGVPQIEVAFEIDVNGILQVSAADKGTGKEQRIRITNTGGLSASEVERMRVEAEKYAEEDYRRIQLVELKNQADSLFYSYESTLKESGGLVREELKAQGEEKKQELQEAMADSSISIEEVKQRLEDFQQKLFEIGAAVYQQASPSVDVEEFVQTEEVSSTPEFSSPFESPSTSEEDDLILNFDEETVTADYEQVD from the coding sequence ATGGGAAAAGTTATTGGCATCGACTTGGGCACCACCAATAGTTGCGTTGCTGTGTTAGAAGGTGGTCAGCCCATCGTCATTTCAAACACGGAAGGAGGGCGAACCACTCCGAGTATAGTGGGATTTGGCAAAGCAGGGGAACGATTGGTCGGTCAACTGGCAAAGCGGCAGGCCGTGACCAATGCCGAAAACACAATCTACAGCATCAAGCGCTTCATAGGGCGTCGGTGGGATGACACGGCCACGGAACGATCCCGCGTTCCTTATAACTGCGTCAAAGGTCGCGATGATACCGTCGATGTCCAAATCCGGGGGCGTACTTACACACCTCAAGAAATCTCCGCCATGATCCTGCAAAAGCTCAAGGCCGATGCCGAAAGCTTTCTTGGGGAGCCTGTGGAGCAAGCTGTGATTACCGTTCCGGCCTACTTTACAGACGCCCAACGGCAGGCGACCAAAGATGCTGGGACTATCGCCGGTTTGGAAGTGCTGCGAATTATCAACGAGCCAACGGCGGCATCCCTCGCCTATGGCCTCGATAAACAGTCTGTAGAGCAGCGAATCTTGGTATTTGACTTGGGTGGCGGGACTTTTGATGTCTCGATTCTTCAACTCGGAGACGGAGTTTTTGAAGTTAAGGCCACCTCTGGCAACAATCACCTGGGAGGCGATGACTTCGATAATGTGATTGTGCGCTGGATGATTGAAAACTTTAAAGGAACAGAGGGGATTGACCTCGGAACCGATAAAATGGCACTTCAGCGCTTGCGCGAAGCGGCTGAAAAGGCAAAAGTTGAACTCTCTAATATGCTTTCGACCTCCATTAACCTGCCCTTTATTACAGCAGATGAGACAGGCCCAAAACACTTGGAGATGGAGCTATCGCGCTCAAAGTTTGAAGAACTGGCGAGCGAACTGATTACAGGAACAATTGAGCCTGTAACCCAATCACTGAAAGACGCTGACCTAAAGCCCGATGATATTGATCGCATCCTGTTAGTGGGCGGTTCCACCCGTATCCCAGCCGTACAGGAGGCGATTAAGAAGTTTTTTGGGGGCAGAACACCCGATAAGTCAGTCAACCCTGATGAAGCGGTTGCACTAGGAGCTGCCATTCAGGGCGGTGTCTTAGGCGGCGAAGTGGAGGACTTACTGCTTCTGGATGTCACTCCCCTATCATTAGGAATTGAGACTTTAGGCGAAGTATTTACAAAAATTATTGATCGCAACACGACCATTCCGACCAGTAAGTCTCAGGTTTTTTCCACGGCGACGGATGGACAAACCTCTGTAGAAATTCATGTGCTACAGGGTGAACGGGCGATGGCGAGGGACAACAAGAGCCTGGGCAAGTTTCTGCTCACCGGCATTCCCCCAGCCCCAAGGGGTGTACCTCAAATCGAAGTAGCGTTTGAAATCGATGTTAACGGGATTCTGCAAGTTTCAGCCGCTGACAAAGGGACTGGCAAAGAACAAAGAATCCGAATTACGAATACTGGAGGCTTAAGTGCCAGCGAAGTAGAACGGATGCGCGTTGAGGCAGAAAAATATGCCGAAGAAGACTATCGCCGCATACAATTGGTTGAGCTTAAGAACCAAGCCGATAGCCTATTCTACAGTTACGAAAGCACATTGAAGGAAAGTGGCGGCTTGGTTCGCGAAGAACTCAAGGCTCAAGGAGAGGAGAAGAAGCAAGAGCTGCAAGAGGCAATGGCAGATTCCTCAATTAGTATTGAGGAAGTGAAGCAACGGCTGGAGGATTTCCAACAAAAGTTGTTTGAGATTGGTGCCGCTGTCTATCAACAAGCTTCACCCAGTGTAGACGTAGAAGAATTTGTACAAACCGAGGAGGTATCTTCAACGCCAGAGTTTAGTTCACCGTTTGAATCCCCGTCTACAAGCGAAGAAGACGACTTGATTCTAAACTTTGACGAGGAAACCGTAACCGCTGACTACGAGCAAGTTGACTAA